DNA sequence from the Candidatus Anoxymicrobium japonicum genome:
CCAAATGCGCTTGCGCCGTGGCGCCACGGGTTTCGGCAGCGGAGGAGTTATCTTGCCCGGCGGTGCCTGTTTTTCGTTTCCGTTCATGTCCAATCCTCCTTGTGCGTTCAAGAGCGTTCTCATATACTCGAAACAGGATTTTATCGCATAATATCGCACAGTCTCAAGGTGTCGTCGCGCTTTGTCCGGATTGATAAGCACAGTTCATTAGACGTGAGAAACGTCAGGAGGTTACATGAGCAAAAAGAGCAAAAATGAGCAAATGGCCGAACAGATGCCCGGGCCACATGAACACCAGGGCCCCTTTGAAAAATCCGCTCCGATCAAGGTAAGCCTTGGCATCTACATATTGAGTCTGTTGCTGGTGGCTGTTACGGTGTTTGTCCTTATGCTGACGCAGTATTTGTCCGGCTACCGCAGTAACTACAATCTCTCGCGGGTTGTCAATAACGCGGATGTGAAAATAACCGTAAGCATACCGATGGCGGAGACGGAAACGCGCAAGGAGAACCCGTTCACCAAAGAACAGAGAGACAGGGTGGCGAAATTGCTCGAGGACATGGGCGCCAAAAGCGCGAACGTGAGAATTGACCCGCAGTAACGATTTGGCGTCAGAGAGGTTGAAATCAGTTGTCAGAGCGAACAAGAGATGTCGCGATCATTGGCGGTGGCCCGGCGGGGTTGACCGCCGGAATATATCTGAGCCGTGGAAAGATCGACGCCATTCTTCTCGAGCAGAAGTTGCCTGGAGGCACGGCGGCTATGTCACCTTTAATCGAGAACTACCCTGGATTTCCACAAGGCATATCCGGGATAGAGCTCACGGAGCGAATGAAGCGGCAGGCTGATCGCTTCGAGCTCCAGATGAAGACGTTCGCGCATGTGACGCGCGTGGCGCTGGACACGGGAACGCCGGTCATAACCCTCGAGGACGGCGAGATCAGGGCGAACTCCGTGATAATCGCGACCGGCCAGAGTCCACGCAAGATAGGTATTCCCGGCGAGGAAGAGTACGCGGGGCGGGGCGTCTCTTACTGCGCTACCTGTGATGGCCCTCTTTTTAAGGACAAAGTCGTGATGGTCATCGGCGGCGGGGACGCGGCGGTCGGGGAAGCGTTGCACCTTTCAAAGTTCGCGAGCAAGGTCATTCTTGTGCACCGCCGTGACGAACTGCGCGCTTCCGCGTATCTCGAGGAGCGCGCGTCGCGTGAGCCGAATCTCGAATTCATGTGGAACTCGGAGATCACCGAAATCAAGGGCGACCAGATTGTCAGAACGGCGACCATCAGCGACAACGTGACTGGCGCGCGCGCGGAAGTTCCGGTGGCGGGAATATTCTTCTACGCCGGCAACACGCCAAACACCGAATTTCTGGCGGGAGTAGTCGAGTTGGACGAGGCAGGCTACGTGGTCACCGGCGAGAATCTGGAGACGAGCGTCCCGGGCGTATTCGCGGCGGGCGACGCCCGGGCCGGCAGTTGGAAGCAAATCATCGTATCCGCGGCTGAAGGCGCGCTTGCTTCACAGGGGGCTCAGCGCTACCTCGAAACCATCGGCGCGAAGAAAGCGTACGAGGGAGGTCACTGATGATCATCGCCGTTGTTGATGGAATGGGCGGCAGCATTGGCACACAGATCGTTTTGCGTCTACGGCAGTCGCTCCCTGAGGACGCCGAGGTAATCGCGCTTGGCGCCAACGCGATCGCGACAGGCAGCATGATGAAGGCCAAAGCGACGCGCGGCGCCACCGGCGAGAACGCCGTGAGGGTCTCGATAGGTGAAGCCGAGATTATCATGGGTTCACTTTCTATTGTCGTTCCCAACTCCATGATGGGAGAAATAACACCCACAATGGCCACCGCAATCGCGTCGGCGCCCGGCCGCAAGGTTCTTCTCCCGATATCGAACCCGCCCATCGACCTGCTCGGCACAAACAAAAAACCGTTGCAGGCGCTCATCGGGGAAGCAATGCTGTTGGTGCGAAGCATCTACGGATTGCCGCCAGAATCCAGGGAAAACGCATAATGGGATCAAACCAAAATATGCGTTTTCAAGCAAGGCGAGTGGGAGTCTTCCCCGATCGAGGTTCGAATGCCAGGATATCTATGGGACGGAGCACCAGGGAGGAAACAGATGTGTGAGGCAATCGTGTACGTGGTAAAGGACGGCGCCAGGCAACGATTGATGGATAACGTCGTCACTATCCGGCCTGAAGGAGACGGCCTTTTGTTGACCGACCTCTTCGGCGAACAGAAGTTGATAACCGCAAGCGTCGAGACCATCGACCTGATGAACCACGAGATACTCCTGAAGTAGCGCGTGATTGTGTTATTCTAGTCTTCCAGCTTATTTCTTTGGGGGAGGCAGTTGAACGATTTCGTTTATAAAGACGGCGTGCTCTACTGCGAAGATATTCGGGTCTCGGATATTGCCGCCAGGATAGGAACGCCATTCTATCTGTATAGCAAAAATACTTTCACGTCGCACGTCAAGGCAATCGACCAGGCTTTCAACGATCTATCGCATCTCGTCTGCTACTCCGTCAAGGCGAACAGCAACGTCGCTATCCTGCGGATGATGGCAAGCGAGGGCGCCGGCGCCGATGTCGTATCCGGTGGCGAGCTCTACCGCGCGCTCAAGGGCGGCGTTGAGGCAAGCAAGATCGTTTTCGCCGGTCTGGGCAAGACAGCCGACGAGATCGAGTACGCTCTCAAAGAGGGCATACTCATGTTCAATGCGGAGTCCAGCCAGGAGCTGATGCTCATCAACGAGGTTGCCGTAAAGATGGGCACGCAGGCGCCCGTCGCGTTGCGTGTCAACCCGGACGTGGATCCGAAGACGCACCCGTACATCGCCACCGGACTCAAAAACAGCAAGTTCGGCATCCCTTTGAAAGAAGCCATGGCCGAATACGAGGTCTCGCAGAAGTTGCCCGGCCTGAACCCCATTGGCGTCCACCAGCATCTCGGCTCCCAGATACTCGAATCCGCGCCGTTCGAGAGTAGCCTGAAAAAAATCGCGAATCTTGCCAGGAGCCTCAAGGTCCTCGGCATGGATATCCGCTATATAAACATTGGCGGCGGCTTCGGCATCCAGTATACCGACGAGGAAACGTTTACCCCGGAGCAGTTCGCGTCCGCGATCGTACCGCTTCTCAGCAACTCCGGCTGCTCTATTATCATGGAGGTCGGCCGCATGATAGCCGGCAACGCCGGTATACTCGTGACTAAAGTGTTGTTCAACAAGCAAAACGAGGGGAAAAAGTTTGTGGTCGTCGATGCCGCCATGAACGATCTTCTCAGGCCCAGTTTGTATCAGGCGGAGCACCGCATCGGCCCGGTCGTCTACCGCGACGGCGCGCGTGAGGAAAAAGTGGATGTGGTCGGACCCATATGCGAGTCGAGCGACTTTCTTGCGCAGGATCGCTTGATCCACGAGGTTCAATCGGGGGATTTGCTGGCAGTGTTTACCGCCGGCGCCTACGGGTTCTCGATGTCCTCCAACTATAACTCCAGGAAGCGCGTTCCCGAGGTGCTGGTGTCGGGCAAAAAAGCGTACGTCATCAGACGCAGGGAAACCCACGAGGATCTGATCCGCGGCGAGGCTATCCCGCAGGATCTCTAAGTGGTTACCAGCAGTAACGGTAAAGACAAACGCAACACCTGGGGTCGGGCCCCAACGCAACACATGCCGCAGGAAAAAACTCGAGTTGACGTTGTTGACATCGGCTGTGACCTGGATGGGGCGGTTACGCGAATTATGGACGCGGGCGGCGTGGGCGATATTATTCGTGACAGGCCGGACGAGTGCTACATCAAAGTGAACGCGATCGATTTCAAGCCATACGTTTACACAAGCCTCGACGTGACGGCTTCGGTCATCGATTACTGCAAGAGGGCCGGCGCACGGCGCGTTTTCTTGATGGACAACTCGACGCAGAGCAACTTCACGCGCCTGGTCTTCGAGATCGCGGGGTTCAGAGGGCTCGCGGCGGAACACGGCGCCAAACCTCTTTACCTGGATGAAGGTCGCGAGGCGAAGATTCGCCTGCCTCACATGGGCTACGACGTGCGTGTATCGAAGCGCGTTAAGCACATCATCGAGCACAGGGATTGTGTCACCTACATCAACGTTCCGAAGCTCAAGACCCATTCGATGACTGTCATGACAGCGGGCATCAAGAACCAGTACGGGTTTGTCGCGCACCGCGACCGCTCATTGGACCATAATTTCAATTTGCACAGAAAGCTGGCCGACGTGTATAGCGTGATACAGCCCGATTTCACACTTGTTGACGGGAGTATCGTCACAATTTACGGGCACTACCCGCTGGAAACGCTTCACGAGAAAACGCTTGTGCCGTTGAACATTCTTGTTGGTGGACGCGATACTGTGGCGGTGGACACAGTGTGCGCCCGCATTCTCGGCTACGATGTCGACGAGATCCGTCACCTCGCGGAGGCGCGCGACATGGGGTTGGGATGCGCGAACCTCGACAGCATCAAAGTCAAGGGCGAGCCGCTCTCGAGGTTC
Encoded proteins:
- the trxB gene encoding thioredoxin-disulfide reductase, with the protein product MSERTRDVAIIGGGPAGLTAGIYLSRGKIDAILLEQKLPGGTAAMSPLIENYPGFPQGISGIELTERMKRQADRFELQMKTFAHVTRVALDTGTPVITLEDGEIRANSVIIATGQSPRKIGIPGEEEYAGRGVSYCATCDGPLFKDKVVMVIGGGDAAVGEALHLSKFASKVILVHRRDELRASAYLEERASREPNLEFMWNSEITEIKGDQIVRTATISDNVTGARAEVPVAGIFFYAGNTPNTEFLAGVVELDEAGYVVTGENLETSVPGVFAAGDARAGSWKQIIVSAAEGALASQGAQRYLETIGAKKAYEGGH
- a CDS encoding RNA-binding protein; this translates as MPGYLWDGAPGRKQMCEAIVYVVKDGARQRLMDNVVTIRPEGDGLLLTDLFGEQKLITASVETIDLMNHEILLK
- the lysA gene encoding diaminopimelate decarboxylase, with the protein product MNDFVYKDGVLYCEDIRVSDIAARIGTPFYLYSKNTFTSHVKAIDQAFNDLSHLVCYSVKANSNVAILRMMASEGAGADVVSGGELYRALKGGVEASKIVFAGLGKTADEIEYALKEGILMFNAESSQELMLINEVAVKMGTQAPVALRVNPDVDPKTHPYIATGLKNSKFGIPLKEAMAEYEVSQKLPGLNPIGVHQHLGSQILESAPFESSLKKIANLARSLKVLGMDIRYINIGGGFGIQYTDEETFTPEQFASAIVPLLSNSGCSIIMEVGRMIAGNAGILVTKVLFNKQNEGKKFVVVDAAMNDLLRPSLYQAEHRIGPVVYRDGAREEKVDVVGPICESSDFLAQDRLIHEVQSGDLLAVFTAGAYGFSMSSNYNSRKRVPEVLVSGKKAYVIRRRETHEDLIRGEAIPQDL